DNA from Bacteroidota bacterium:
CATGATTTTGGCAGCTTTGTCAAAGGCTTCACCGGAAGCATCGTCAAGCGTTTTTCCAATAACCTCGAACGTGTAGGGATCAGAAACCCTGACGATCTGGGTATGTCCTCCGCTTACTGTCAGGCAAAGGAATGGAAATGCCGGCACGGGATGCTCGCTGTCTTTTTGCTGGATGAAATGCGCCAGGATATGGGCTTTCATATGGTCAACCGCGATCAAACGGATGCCTGAAGCAAGTGCAAAAGATTTTGCAAATGAAGTACCTACCAATAAAGACCCTAAAAGCCCCGGACCATTGGTAAATGCTATCGCATCGAGGTTATTTTTACTTATATTTGCTACCTTTAATGCATGGTCGATAACGGGTATGATGTTTTGCTGGTGAGCCCTTGAGGCAAGCTCTGGAACAACGCCGCCGTAATGTCTGTGCACGTCCTGATTGGCAATGATATTCGACAAAATGGTGGTATCACGGATCACAGCAGCAGATGTGTCGTCGCAGGATGATTCTATGCCCAGGATGGTAATACTCATGTTGGATCTATCA
Protein-coding regions in this window:
- the tsaD gene encoding tRNA (adenosine(37)-N6)-threonylcarbamoyltransferase complex transferase subunit TsaD, with translation MSITILGIESSCDDTSAAVIRDTTILSNIIANQDVHRHYGGVVPELASRAHQQNIIPVIDHALKVANISKNNLDAIAFTNGPGLLGSLLVGTSFAKSFALASGIRLIAVDHMKAHILAHFIQQKDSEHPVPAFPFLCLTVSGGHTQIVRVSDPYTFEVIGKTLDDASGEAFDKAAKIMGLPYPGGPEVDKLAKSGDPFRFSFPEPKIPGLDYSFSGLKTSFLYLVRDELKKDQGFIENNKADLCASIQFTIIQVLMHKLIQASKETGIQEIAIAGGVSANSALRNRLQELKEELGWNVFIPRFEYTTDNAAMIAVAGYFSFLKKEFAGQETTPYARNL